A portion of the Bacillus thuringiensis genome contains these proteins:
- a CDS encoding BA3702 family sensor histidine kinase: protein MSRKKISSTQRKRHPSISGRLRNHMHDRSLTEMYASLFEHNPDSIISLNLEGTILHINPSAERILGYTSLELERKNITSILEAHISEQVLQYIKTTKADNQQEYILSIYHKGGYLLDVITKLVPIFSKNRLTGVYAIMKPLEKSERIEQRLKESEKRLRTLMNAMPAFVIFKDHEGRWLEANDYALTCFNFHHVPYHGKKDNELIQYNEAYREGFLHCEKVDELAWQQGQILHGEEFIIHRDDSDLILSISKVPLYHPDGSRKGLIVMGRDVTELKETEKLLRKSEKLAVVGQLTAGIAHEIRNPLTSLKGFLTLLLPEINEENKWYVDVMLSEISQMESITSQFMAMSKPQVLSMQTCNIQTLIEEVVTFILPTAIMHSVHIIMDHFDYKHDIQCDGNQLKQVFINILKNSIEAMPNGGNILIQTKPVEDSFILIRIMDEGCGIPENRISRLGEPFYSLKEKGTGLGLMICYKIIEEHHGKLHISSELNKGTIVDIQLPLSSSHLAIQS from the coding sequence ATGAGTCGTAAAAAAATTTCATCAACTCAAAGAAAACGTCATCCGAGCATTTCTGGACGTTTGCGAAACCATATGCACGATCGTTCATTAACAGAAATGTACGCATCTCTGTTCGAACACAATCCTGATAGTATTATTTCACTCAATTTAGAGGGAACTATTTTACATATTAATCCTTCTGCTGAAAGAATACTTGGTTACACTTCTTTAGAATTAGAACGTAAAAACATTACCTCTATTTTAGAAGCTCATATTTCTGAGCAAGTATTACAATATATAAAAACTACTAAAGCGGACAATCAACAAGAGTATATCCTATCTATTTATCATAAAGGCGGCTATTTACTAGATGTCATAACAAAACTAGTTCCTATCTTTTCAAAAAATCGGTTAACCGGTGTATATGCAATAATGAAACCTCTTGAAAAATCAGAAAGAATTGAACAAAGATTAAAAGAAAGTGAGAAGAGATTACGTACATTAATGAATGCAATGCCTGCATTTGTTATATTTAAGGATCATGAAGGCCGTTGGCTTGAAGCAAATGACTACGCCCTTACATGTTTCAATTTCCACCATGTACCTTATCACGGAAAAAAGGACAATGAACTCATTCAATATAATGAAGCGTACCGAGAAGGTTTTTTACACTGTGAAAAAGTTGATGAACTCGCATGGCAACAAGGGCAAATTCTTCATGGAGAAGAATTTATTATACATAGGGATGATTCCGACCTAATCTTAAGCATATCAAAAGTCCCTCTTTATCATCCCGACGGTTCCCGTAAAGGTCTTATCGTGATGGGAAGAGATGTTACCGAGCTAAAAGAAACTGAAAAGTTATTAAGAAAATCAGAAAAGCTCGCGGTAGTCGGACAACTGACAGCTGGAATTGCCCATGAAATTCGAAATCCGCTCACTTCTCTAAAAGGCTTTTTAACATTACTACTCCCTGAAATAAATGAGGAAAATAAATGGTATGTCGATGTGATGTTAAGCGAAATTTCACAAATGGAATCTATCACGAGTCAATTTATGGCAATGTCTAAACCACAAGTATTGTCTATGCAAACTTGTAACATACAAACTTTAATTGAAGAGGTAGTCACATTTATTTTACCGACTGCTATTATGCATAGTGTTCATATCATTATGGATCACTTTGATTACAAACATGATATTCAATGTGATGGTAACCAATTAAAACAAGTTTTCATAAATATATTAAAAAATTCTATAGAAGCAATGCCAAATGGCGGAAATATTTTAATACAAACAAAACCAGTAGAAGATTCCTTTATCTTAATACGCATTATGGATGAAGGTTGCGGTATCCCAGAAAATCGTATCTCTCGTTTAGGTGAACCATTTTATAGTTTAAAAGAAAAAGGCACAGGACTAGGTTTAATGATATGTTACAAAATAATTGAAGAACATCATGGTAAATTACACATTTCAAGCGAATTAAATAAAGGTACTATCGTTGATATTCAGTTGCCACTTTCTTCATCTCATCTTGCAATCCAGTCTTAA